One window from the genome of Streptomyces sp. NBC_00708 encodes:
- the speB gene encoding agmatinase, whose translation MSSNDTPRGPVDSSRVPRYAGPATFARLPRLDEVGTADVAVVGVPFDSGVSYRPGARFGGNAIREASRLLRPYNPAQDASPFALAQVADAGDIAANPFNIEEAVETVEAAADALLDTGARLMTLGGDHTIALPLLRSVAKKHGPVALLHFDAHLDTWDTYFGAAYTHGTPFRRAVEEGILDTSALSHVGTRGPLYGKQDLTDDAKMGFGIVTSADVMRRGVDEITDQLRQRIGDRPLYISIDIDVLDPAHAPGTGTPEAGGLTSRELLEIVRGLSSCHLVSADLVEVAPAYDHAEITSVAASHTAYELTTIMTRQIAEARQQ comes from the coding sequence ATGAGCAGCAACGACACGCCGCGCGGCCCCGTCGACTCCTCCCGCGTCCCGCGGTACGCGGGGCCCGCGACGTTCGCCCGGCTGCCCCGCCTCGACGAGGTCGGCACGGCGGACGTGGCCGTCGTCGGGGTGCCGTTCGACTCGGGTGTCTCCTACCGCCCCGGCGCCCGCTTCGGCGGCAACGCGATCCGGGAGGCCTCGCGGCTGCTGCGCCCCTACAACCCGGCGCAGGACGCCTCGCCGTTCGCCCTGGCGCAGGTCGCCGACGCGGGGGACATCGCGGCCAACCCGTTCAACATCGAGGAGGCCGTGGAGACCGTCGAGGCGGCGGCCGACGCGCTGCTGGACACCGGCGCCCGCCTGATGACCCTCGGCGGCGACCACACCATCGCGCTGCCCCTGCTGCGTTCCGTCGCCAAGAAGCACGGCCCGGTCGCGCTGCTCCACTTCGACGCCCACCTCGACACCTGGGACACCTACTTCGGCGCCGCCTACACCCACGGCACCCCGTTCCGCCGGGCCGTCGAGGAGGGCATCCTCGACACCTCCGCGCTCTCCCACGTGGGCACGCGCGGCCCGCTCTACGGCAAGCAGGACCTCACCGACGACGCCAAGATGGGCTTCGGCATCGTCACCTCCGCCGACGTGATGCGGCGCGGCGTCGACGAGATCACCGACCAGCTGCGGCAGCGCATCGGTGACCGGCCGCTGTACATCTCCATCGACATCGATGTGCTGGACCCGGCACACGCGCCCGGCACCGGAACCCCCGAGGCCGGCGGCCTCACCTCCCGCGAGCTGCTTGAGATCGTGCGCGGCCTGTCCTCCTGCCACCTGGTCTCCGCCGACCTGGTCGAGGTCGCCCCCGCGTACGATCACGCGGAGATCACCTCCGTCGCCGCCTCGCACACCGCCTACGAGCTGACGACGATCATGACCCGCCAGATCGCGGAGGCCCGCCAGCAGTGA
- a CDS encoding acyl-CoA dehydrogenase family protein: protein MRRTVFNEDHEAFRETIRAFIAAEVVPVYDEWFEAGQAPREFYKQLGELGVFGINVDEEYDGAGIDSHKYEAVIYEETARAGVSFGGSGVHTLLGLPYVKMLATDEQKKRWLPKFVTGEEMWALAMTEPGTGSDVAGMKTTAKLSEDGTHYVLNGAKTFITGGVHADRVIVCARTSAPREDDRRFGISLFAVDTKSEGYSVGRKLDKLGLKVSDTAELAFVDVKVPAEDLLGEENKGFGYLGTNLASERWGIAFGAYAQAAAAVRFAKEYVQERTVFGKTVASFQNTKFELAACQAEVDAAQAVADRALEALDAGELTAAEAASAKLFCTEVAHRVIDRCLQLHGGYGFMNEYPIARLYADNRVNRIYGGTSEVMKSIIAKSMGL from the coding sequence GTGCGCCGTACGGTATTCAACGAGGACCACGAGGCGTTCCGGGAGACCATCCGGGCCTTCATCGCGGCCGAGGTCGTGCCCGTGTACGACGAGTGGTTCGAGGCCGGGCAGGCGCCGCGCGAGTTCTACAAGCAGCTCGGTGAGCTGGGCGTCTTCGGGATCAACGTCGACGAGGAGTACGACGGGGCGGGCATCGACTCGCACAAGTACGAGGCCGTCATCTACGAGGAGACCGCCCGCGCGGGCGTGTCCTTCGGCGGGTCCGGGGTGCACACGCTGCTCGGTCTGCCGTACGTCAAGATGCTCGCCACCGACGAGCAGAAGAAGCGCTGGCTGCCGAAGTTCGTCACCGGCGAGGAGATGTGGGCCCTCGCGATGACCGAGCCGGGCACCGGGTCGGACGTGGCGGGCATGAAGACCACCGCCAAGCTCTCCGAGGACGGCACGCACTACGTCCTCAACGGCGCCAAGACGTTCATCACCGGCGGGGTGCACGCCGACCGCGTCATCGTCTGCGCCCGTACCTCCGCCCCGCGCGAGGACGACCGCCGCTTCGGCATCTCGCTGTTCGCCGTGGACACCAAGTCCGAGGGCTACTCCGTCGGCCGCAAGCTCGACAAGCTGGGCCTGAAGGTCTCCGACACCGCCGAGCTGGCGTTCGTCGACGTCAAGGTGCCCGCCGAGGACCTGCTCGGCGAGGAGAACAAGGGCTTCGGCTACCTCGGCACCAACCTGGCCTCCGAGCGCTGGGGCATCGCCTTCGGCGCGTACGCCCAGGCCGCCGCCGCCGTGCGGTTCGCCAAGGAGTACGTCCAGGAGCGCACCGTCTTCGGCAAGACCGTCGCCTCGTTCCAGAACACCAAGTTCGAGCTGGCCGCCTGCCAGGCCGAGGTGGACGCGGCCCAGGCCGTCGCCGACCGCGCGCTGGAGGCGCTGGACGCCGGTGAGCTGACCGCCGCCGAGGCCGCCTCCGCGAAGCTGTTCTGCACCGAGGTCGCGCACCGCGTGATCGACCGCTGCCTCCAGCTGCACGGCGGCTACGGCTTCATGAACGAGTACCCGATCGCCCGCCTCTACGCGGACAACCGCGTCAACCGCATCTACGGCGGCACCAGCGAGGTCATGAAGTCGATCATCGCCAAGTCCATGGGCCTGTAG
- a CDS encoding GntR family transcriptional regulator codes for MVNVGKYLELAEALSEKITSGELAPGDQLPTVTELAKRFGVAPNTASRAVQVLKERGLLSGRIGGKTWVRVPPPQTVRRNTRYQAEKDLVLKSEAERRGTGVSEMDTGMALTSAHRDTLTVDVVKCPPDIAEVLGIEPGASVLRRVGVRHPRKGAGAVTGVSYIPYEIAKQNPDLFDPGNEPWPGGSQHQLHMLGIEVGRIEDRVTASQATEEEAVLQDIPPSVPVIRVRKITYSTTGRAVEVNDLPFPADRTTLIFETPLTEWDT; via the coding sequence ATGGTGAACGTGGGGAAGTACCTCGAACTGGCGGAAGCGCTCAGCGAGAAGATCACCTCGGGCGAGCTGGCCCCCGGTGATCAGCTTCCTACGGTCACCGAACTGGCGAAGCGGTTCGGCGTCGCCCCGAACACCGCCTCCCGCGCGGTGCAGGTGCTCAAGGAGCGCGGCCTGTTGTCGGGGCGCATCGGGGGCAAGACGTGGGTGCGGGTCCCGCCGCCGCAGACGGTCCGCCGGAACACGCGTTATCAGGCGGAGAAGGACCTCGTCCTCAAGTCCGAGGCCGAGCGCCGGGGGACCGGTGTCTCGGAGATGGACACGGGGATGGCCCTGACCTCCGCCCACCGGGACACCCTGACGGTCGACGTGGTCAAGTGCCCGCCCGACATCGCCGAGGTCCTGGGCATCGAGCCCGGGGCGAGCGTGCTGAGACGCGTCGGCGTCCGCCACCCCCGCAAGGGGGCCGGTGCCGTCACGGGCGTCTCGTACATCCCGTACGAGATCGCCAAGCAGAACCCCGACCTGTTCGACCCGGGCAACGAGCCCTGGCCGGGCGGATCCCAGCACCAGCTCCACATGCTGGGGATCGAGGTCGGCCGGATCGAGGACCGCGTGACGGCCTCGCAGGCGACGGAGGAGGAGGCGGTCCTGCAGGACATCCCTCCCTCGGTCCCGGTGATCCGGGTCCGCAAAATCACCTACTCCACCACCGGCCGCGCGGTGGAGGTCAACGATCTGCCCTTCCCCGCCGACCGCACGACGCTCATCTTCGAAACGCCGCTGACCGAGTGGGACACCTGA